In a genomic window of Jaculus jaculus isolate mJacJac1 chromosome 8, mJacJac1.mat.Y.cur, whole genome shotgun sequence:
- the LOC123462861 gene encoding TATA box-binding protein-like 1 codes for MTGRGRGFPRTPAVPHPRRKPAPARREAGARRAERAGAGKDARVVRGGAGWLPPAVGCRGLRAGRRWKRRAGRADRRVRRGPLEPPGARSASRQGPAAALGLRRRPSSRTRCHLNLRKIALEGANVIYKRDVGKVLMKLRKPRITATIWSSGKIICTGATSEEEAKFSARRLARSLQKLGFQVIFTDFKVVNVLAVCNMPFEIRLPEFTKNNRPHASYEPELHPAVCYRIKSLRATLQIFSTGSITVTGPNVKAVATAVEQIYPLVFESRKEIL; via the exons ATgacggggcgggggcggggcttcCCGCGCACGCCCGCAGTTCCGCACCCGCGACGGAAGCCGGCGCCTGCGCGCAGGGAGGCGGGGGCGCGGCGCGCAGAGCGCGCAGGGGCCGGGAAGGACGCCCGCGTGGTGCGGGGCGGCGCCGGCTGGCTACCCCCCGCCGTGGGTTGCCGTGGGCTGCGTGCAGGGAGGCGCTGGA aaaggagagCGGGGAGAGCGGATCGGAGGGTTCGGCGGGGACCGTTGGAGCCTCCTGGCGCCCGCAGCGCCTCCCGCCAGGGTCCCGCGGCCGCACTCGGGCTCCGGCGCCGCCCTTCAAGCAGAACAAGATGCCATTTGAACTTAAGGAAAATTGCCTTGGAGGGAGCAAATGTAATTTATAAGCGTGACGTTGGGAAAGTATTAATGAAATTGAGAAAACCTAGAATTACAGCAACGATTTGGTCCTCAGGAAAAATTATTTGCACTGGAGCAACAAGTGAAGAAGAAGCTAAGTTTAGTGCCAGGCGTTTAGCCCGCAGTCTGCAGAAACTAGGTTTCCAGGTAATTTTTACAGATTTTAAGGTTGTAAACGTTTTGGCAGTTTGTAACATGCCCTTTGAAATCCGTTTGCCAGAATTCACAAAGAACAATAGACCTCATGCCAGTTATGAACCTGAGCTTCATCCTGCTGTGTGCTATCGAATAAAGTCTCTAAGGGCTACATTGCAGATATTTTCAACAGGAAGTATCACAGTAACAGGGCCCAACGTCAAGGCCGTGGCTACTGCTGTGGAACAGATTTACCCACTTGTGtttgaaagcaggaaagaaatttTATAA